TCGGCCCCGGCCCCCAGGTCGTGCAGGGTCATCACGAGGTGCTCGGCCACCGCGTCGAACGCGTCGTCGGTGATCTCGAGCCCCGCGTGGGCCTGGGCCAGCGGCCGGCCCGCGAACAGCTCGGGCCCGCCGAGCGCGTGGCTGAGGAAGGCCCGCTGGTGCGCCTTGAGCCGACCCAGGTCGATCCCCTCGAACCAGTCCCGCAGGTCGGGGTCGTCCAGCACCCGCTGGTAGAACACCGCCACCACGGCCTTCACGGCACCGGCCCCGCCGATGGCGTCGTACGCGCTCATGGGGGCGACGCTAGCGACGCACCTCGCCCGCGGTCCTGAGTATCGGTTACTCAATCCGCACGGCTCGGCCGCGATCAGGCGGGCTCGGCCACCCGGTCGCCGCCGGTCAGCACCGGGAGCGCCTCGACGCCGTAGACCGCCGACAGCTTGCGGAAGTCGAGCTCGGAGATGTCCGCGGCCATGGCCAGGTCCGGGAACCGCTCGGCCAGCATCCGCAGCGCCGTGCGCAGCTCCATCCGCGCGAGCTCGGCACCGACGCAGCGGTGCATGCCCCAGCCGAAGGCCAGGTGCCGGGTCGGCTCGCGGGTCGGGTCGAACCGGTCGAGGCCGGCCGCGAGCCGCGGGTCGCGGTTGGCCGCGAGCAGGGAGACGCCCACCGCGTCCCCCTCCTTGATCTGCACGCCGCCGATCTCGACGTCCTGCTTGGCGAAGCGCAGGAACGCGAGCTGGACGACGCACAGGTGGCGCAGCAGCTCCTCGACGACCTGGTTGACCTGCTCGGCGTCCTCCGAGCGCAGCATCTCGCCGGCCTTCGGGGTGGTCGCGATCAGGTAGGCACCCAGCGCGAGCATCGACGCGGAGGTCTCGTAGCCGCCGAGGAAGACGCCGTCGGCGATGCCGCCGAGCGTGACGTCGTCGAGCTCGTCGCCGTGCTCCTCGAGCAGCGCGCCGATCAGGCCGTCGCCCGGGTTCGCCCGCTGCTCGCGCACGGCGTTGATGAGGAACTCGCGGGTGTGCGCGGCCGCGCCGAACGCGCCGGCGCCGCCCTCGGTGAGGTCGAAGCGCGCCACGCCGAGCTCCAGGAACCGGGCCCGGTCGTCGACGGGGAGGCCGAGCAGGTCGCAGATGACGTCGAACGGTACGGCGAACGCGAACTCCTCGACCATGTCGACCGCACGCCCGTCGCGACCGGCCTCGGCCATCGCGTCCAGCCGCTGCTGCACGATCGCCTCGATGCCGGGCTGCAGCCGCGCGAGCCGGCGCATCGTGAACTCCGGGGTCAGGTAGCGCCGCAGGGCGGTGTGCAGCGGCGGGTCGGTCATGCCGAGGCCGCCGATCTGCTCCTCGTCGGAACGCCCCTCCTGGGACACGAACTGGCCGAGGTCGTTGGACCAGACCTCCGCACCACCGGCGAGCACCTCGCGCGCCTCGTCGTACCCGCTCACCAGCCACACGCCCTTGCCGAACAGGTCGGCGAGCTTCTTGACCGGCTCGTCGGCCTGCACCTTCGCGAGCTCGGGCACCGGGTCCAGCCCGTCGCGGCGCAGCGGCAGCGTGAAGGCGTCGGGCAGGAAGCGCAGCTTGCGCAGGTCGATCCCGTTGCGCATGGTCCGGTTGAGCAGCCAGATGCCGATCCGCTGCTTGGCGGGACCGAGCACGGGGTCCAGGACAGGCCGGAGCAGCGAGTCGAAGAGGGGGATGCGCATGAGCCGTATTCCACCAGACGAGACGGCCTGACATATCAGGTGTGACCCGGATCGCGCCCTGGCTCTTCCCTGACCTCTCCCCCGTTAGCCTGTGCAGGTGCCTCGGACACTGGTGGACTGGGATGCCTGGGATGCGGTGCTCTTCGACCTCGACGGGGTGGTGACCCCGACCGCCGAGGTGCACATGCACGCGTGGTCGGCGATGTTCACGTCGTTCCTGACCGCGCGCTCGGCGGCGGACGGCGTCGCGTACCCGCCGTACTCGGAGCAGGACTACTTCACCTACGTCGACGGCAAGCCCCGCTACGACGGGGTCCGCTCGTTCCTCGCCTCGCGCGGGATCGTCCTGCCCGAGGGCTCGCCGGACGACCCGCCGACAGCCGAGACGGTGTGCGGGCTGGGCAACCGGAAGAACGAGGCGTTCAACCAGATCCTCGCTTCGGAGGGGGTCGTGGCCTACCCGGGCTCGGTGGCGTTGATCGTCGCGCTGCACGAGGCGGGTACGCCGATGGCGGTCGTGTCGTCCTCGCGCAACGCACCCGCGGTGGTCGCCGCGGCCGGGCTCACCGACTACTTCGCCACGATCATGCACGGTGGCCTGGCCGCGGAGCTGGGCCTGCCGGGCAAGCCGGCGCCGGACACCTTCGCCCACGCCGCGGCGACCCTCGGTGCGACCAACGCCCGTTCGGTCGTGCTCGAGGACGCGATCAACGGGGTCGCGGCGGGGCACGCGGGCGGCTTCGGGCTCGTGATCGGCGTGGACCGCGGCGCGGGCGAGGACGCCCTGCGTGCGGCCGGCGCGCAGCTCGTCGTACCCGACCTGGCGGACCTGGTCCCCGAGGAGGACGCATGAACGCACCCGAGGGCCCGTCCCACAAGGCGCCCCCGGCCGACGACCCGCTCGACCGCAGCCGGTTCCCCGTCGACGAGTGGCGCCTGGTCGAGACCCGCTTCGACGGCAGCGACCTCGGCACGACCGAGTCGCTGTTCACCGTCGGCAACGGCTACCTCGGCCTGCGCGGCAACTACTCCGAGAGCCGCGACGCGCACCTGGACGGCACCTTCATCAACGGCTTCCACGAGACCTGGCCGATCTCGCACGCCGAGGAGGCCTACGGCTTCGCGCGGATCGGGCAGACGATCGTCAACGTGCCGGACCCGAAGGTGATCCGGCTCTACGTCGACGACGAGCCGCTGCAGGTCTCGGTCGCCGACCTCCTCGAGTACGAGCGCTCGCTGGACTTCCGCACCGGCGTGCTCAGCCGCGACCTGCTCTGGCGCACGCCCGGCGGCAAGCGGGTCCGCATCCGCAGCACCCGGATGGTGCCCCTGGAGCAACGCCACCTGGCGGTGCTGACCTTCGAGGTCACCCTCCTCGACCAGCGCGCCTCGCTGGCGATCTCCTCCCAGCTGGTCAACCGGCAAGACGAGCAGCGCGAGGTCGCCCCGCTCGACCAGAGCGGCGGCGGCACGGCGGACCCGCGGCGGGCCGAGGAGTTCGACCGCCGCGTGCTGCTGCCCCGCATCCACGAGGCCGACGCCGAGACGGGTCGGCTGAAGCTCGGCTACCGGGCGGCGCAGAGCGGGATGACGCTCGGGGTCGTCGCGGACCACGTGCTGGAGACGGCGTCGCCGTACTCGATGGAGGTGCACGCCGAGGACGACCTCGCCAAGGCGATCTACCGCGTCGCGGCCGAGCCGGGTGTGCCGGTGAGGCTGACCAAGCTGGTGTCCTTCCACACCGCGGCCACGGTGCCGCCGCGCGAGCTGATCGACCGCTGCGAGCGCACCCTGGCCCGCACCCGCGAGGAGGGCGTCGCCCACCAGTACGAGGTGCAGGAGGCCTGGCTCGAGGGCTTCTGGGCGCGTGCGGACGTCGAGGTGCCCGGCCACCCGGAGCTGCAGCAGGCGATCCGGTGGAACCTCTTCTCCGTCCTGCAGGCCTCGGCGCGCGCGGAGGGCCAGGGCATCGCGGCCAAGGGCGTGAGCGGGTCCGGGTACGGCGGCCACTACTTCTGGGACACCGAGATCTACGTGATGCCGTTCCTCACGTACACGATGCCGTGGGCGGCGCGCAACGCCCTGCGGTTCCGCTACAACCTCCTCGACAGCGCCCGTTCCCGCGCCCGCGAGCTGTCGCAGAAGGGCGCGCTCTTCCCGTGGCGCACGATCAGCGGCCAGGAGGCCTCGGCGTACTACGCCGCCGGCACCGCGCAGTACCACATCGACGCGGACATCGCCTACGCCCTGAGCCAGTACGTCGGCGCCACCGGCGACGAGGAGTTCCTGGCCCGCGAGGCGGTCGACATCTTCGTCGAGACCGCGCGGATGTGGGCCGACCTCGGCTTCTGGCGCGACGAGACCCGGCGGACCTTCCACATCCACGGCGTGACCGGGCCGGACGAGTACACGACCGTGGTCAACGACAACCTCTACACGAACGTGCTCGCGCGCTTCAACCTGCGTCGCGCCGCCCGCGCGGTGTGGGAGCTGCAGCGTGACGACCCGGACGCGTACCAGGACCTGGTGCGTCGTACCGGGCTGAGCCCCGACGAGGCCGACGAGTGGGCTGAGTGCGCCGACGGGATGTCGATCCCGTTCGACTCCTTCCTCGGCATCCACCCGCAGGACGCGCACTTCCTCGAGCGCGAGATGTGGGACCTGGAGAACACCCCGCTCGACAAGCGGCCGCTGCTGCTGCACTACCACCCGCTGGTGATCTACCGGTTCCAGGTCCTCAAGCAGGCCGACGTCGTGCTCGCCCTCTACCTGCAGGGCGAGGACTTCACGGCCGAGCAGAAGCGGGCCGACTTCGAGTACTACGACCCGATCACGACCGGTGACTCCACCCTGTCCGCGGTGGTGCAGTCGATCGTCGCCGCCGAGGTGGGCTACTCCTCGCTCGCGCTGCGCTACTTCCACTCCGCGCTCTTCGTCGACCTCGCCGACCGGCACAACAACACCGCCGACGGCGTCCACGTCGCCTCGACCGGCGGTGTGTGGAGCGCGCTGGTCGGCGGCTTCGGCGGCTTCCGCGACCGCGGCTCCGGGGCCGGCGACCGGCAGTGGCAGCTGGACCCGCGGTTGCCGGCATCGTGGTCGTCGCTGGTCTACCGGGTGACACTGCACGGCACCCGGGTGCGGGTGACGGTCCGGCCGGCCGAGCTCGAGCTGTGCGTCGAGCACGGCACCGAACCGGTCACGTTCACGGTGCGCGACGCCTTGGTCAAGGTCGCTCCGGGCGATCCGGTCGTCGTCCCGCTCGAGCACCAGGGCCCGGTGCTCGACGGCGAGCCGCCCTACCCCGCCGGGATCCAGCGCGCCGACGGGACGGTGATCTCGGCGATCGTACCGAGCGGGGAGTGAGGCCCTGCATGAATCACCTCTTCAGAGGCGATTCATGCAGCCGGCGGATGCCACCCGATCCGGTTCGCCAGCCCGACGGCGGCGAGCTGGGAGGAGACCTCCAGCTTGCCCAGGATCCGCTTCACCTGGGTCCGCACGGTGCTCTCGGACACGACGAAGGTGGCCGCCACGTCGTGGACGGTCTCGCCGCGCATCAGGTGACCGAGCACGACGGCCTCGCGGGGGGTGAGCCGTTCGAACCGGGTCCTGATCGCCCGGTGCTCCTCGCCGTTGGCGCGGGCGAGGGCGATCAGCTCGGCGCGCTCGGTCTCGTCCATGAGCGGGCCGCCCTGGGCCAGGGCGGTGATCGCGGCGAGCACGCCGTCCAGGGTCCCGGCCTTCGACAGCACCCGCCGCGCGCCGACCGCCAGGCACTCCCCCCACCGCACCCGGTCCGTCGTCGCGGTCAGGACGATCACCTGGACGCCGGCCCGGGCGAGCGGGGCGATGAACAGGCGGCCGTCGCCGAGCGGCCCGAGCTCGAGGTCGAGCAGCACGACCCGTGGCCGCAGCTCGCGGACCCGGGCCAGGAGCGCGCCCGAGGTGGCGAAGTCGTCGGGCGTGAGGACCCGGACGTCGTGGCCCTCGCGGGTGAGCGCGAAGTCCAGCGACTGAGCGAAGAGCGCGTGGTCCTCGACGATCACGATCCGGAACGGGCTGCGCACCATCAGCCGACCTCCGGTACGACGCCCGCGCGGGGCAGCTCGACCGTGAACGTCGCGCCCGCACCGAGCGCCGAGTCCACCCGGACGACGCCACCGTGCAGGGTCACGACCCGGCGCACGATCGCCAGGCCGAGGCCTGCCCCGGGGCGGCGTCGTACGGCTCGATGGCGGGAGCGGAAGAACTCCTCGAACACCCGGTCCCGGTCGGCCGTGTCGATCCCGATCCCGACGTCGCTGACCGTCAGCACCACCCACGACGGCCCCGGCGCGACGCGGACCAGGACCCGACCGCCGGGCTCGGAGTACTTGACGGCGTTGGACACCAGGTTGGTGACCATCCGGTCGAGGTCCTCGGGGTCGCCCCGCAGCGTGCTGCCCGCCAGCACCTCCAGGTCGAGGGTCACGCCCCGGCGGCGCGCCTCCGCGCCGTGCAGCGCGACCGCCTCCCGCGCGAGGTGACCGAGGTCGGTGGTGAGCACCCGCAGCGGTACGTCGGTCCGGCCCAGCTTGGCGAGCGCCGCCATGTCGTCGACGACCGACCGCAGCCGCTCCGTGCCACCGTGCACCACCTCGAGACCGGCCGTCACCACGTCGCCGAGTCCCGGCTCGTGGCGCAGCGAGTCGACGGTGTGGGCGATGGCGGCAGCCGTCCCGCGCAGCTCGTGGGACAGCACGTCGATGATGCTGCGGCGGTACTCGGCGACCGCGTGCTCGTGCTCGACCCGCAGCTCGAGGTCGTCGCGCTCGAGCGCGGTGACGAGCGCGCGCTCGGCGAGCCGGACGTACATCTGCAGCGTCGACCGCTGGGCGGCGCCGGGCCGGCGGCCGTCGGCGGGCAGGTCGACCCACAGCACGCCCCGCAGCTGCCCCGCGGGGTCGTGGAGCAGCCCGCAGAGCAGGTCCCGGGATCTCCAGGCGTCCGGCTCCTGCAGCGGGACGACGTCGGGGACCCACACGTGCTCGTCGAGGTGACCCCCGGCGCGCTCGGCAGGGACGAAGCGCAGTGCACCCCAGGTGTCAGCAGCCGCGAGCTCCCGCTCGAGGAGCTCGACCGGGGTGCGCTGGTCGACCAGCTGGGCGGCAGCGGCGTCGTCGCCGACGACGGCAACCGTGTGCAGCAGGCCGGCATCGAGCACGCTGACGGCAGCCACGCGGAAGCCGGCGAACTCGATCACACCCTCGGCGAGGAGCTCGAGGGTGCGGGTCAGCGATGCGTCGACCTCCACACCGGGAACGGTTCCCGGAACGGGGCGCGTTCATTCCCCGCCCAGGGTCGATCGAGGGATCTCAGGCGCTGAACAGTGTCGGCGCGATCCAGTCGGCGACCCAGGCGACGGGGGCGCGGCCCGGGCCCACCTCGGCGAGCTCCCGGGCAGCCAGCTCGAGCAGGAGCAGCCGGGCGACGCACCGGGCCTCGACGACCACCCGGCCGTGCCAGCGGGCCAGGATGCGGGGCGCCTCCTCGACGAGCGCCGTGCCGGCGCCGTACCAGCGCAGCTCGCCGCGCAGCTCGTCGAGCCGGAAGTGCAGGGTGTCGAAGCCGATCGGGCGGTTCAGGCCGTAGCGGTCCCACTCCCGCACCAGCACGCTCCCGTGGGCTCCGGCCGCAACCGTACGGCGCGACCAGCTGCCGTGCCAGGCCCCGCGGGGCAGCGCGTCGAGGTCGTGACGCTTGCCGAGCTCGTCGAGCGCGGCGAGCAGCTGGTCACCGAAGGCCGAGGCGGGCAGCCCCTGCAGCCGGGCACGCAGGTCACCGGCGTAGGAGTGGTCGAGGTCCGCGATGGTGGCGAGCTCGACGACGACCCGCTCGGCGTCGTACCGGGCAGGGCGGGTGGGCACCCGGCCCGGGTACGGCGTGGCGCCCCACTCCTGCACCAGGAGCGGCCGCCCGGCCCACGTGGTCAGCGCCAGCAGCCGCGGTGCGACCAGCCGGCTGCCGTGGTGGTGCGCCTCGAGCGTCGCGAGCGCGGTCGCACCGTCGAGGATCCGCTGCGCCCCGGCCGGGTCGTCGGCCCAGCGGACCACCGCGACGCGGTGCGCCTGGTCGTCGTACACGTGGAACTGGGTCTCGCCGGGTACGCCGGGCTGCGCCATCAGCCGCACCGGGCACTCGAGCGCGGCGCCCACGAGGTCGCTGAGGTCGTCGAGGACGTGCGGGCTCAACTGGTTCATGCGTGGTCCCTCCCCTGTGGTCCGGCGCGCCCCCCAGACGCGCCGGATGACCAGCGTCGGGGACAGCGGGGACG
This genomic interval from Nocardioides kongjuensis contains the following:
- a CDS encoding glycoside hydrolase family 65 protein; the encoded protein is MNAPEGPSHKAPPADDPLDRSRFPVDEWRLVETRFDGSDLGTTESLFTVGNGYLGLRGNYSESRDAHLDGTFINGFHETWPISHAEEAYGFARIGQTIVNVPDPKVIRLYVDDEPLQVSVADLLEYERSLDFRTGVLSRDLLWRTPGGKRVRIRSTRMVPLEQRHLAVLTFEVTLLDQRASLAISSQLVNRQDEQREVAPLDQSGGGTADPRRAEEFDRRVLLPRIHEADAETGRLKLGYRAAQSGMTLGVVADHVLETASPYSMEVHAEDDLAKAIYRVAAEPGVPVRLTKLVSFHTAATVPPRELIDRCERTLARTREEGVAHQYEVQEAWLEGFWARADVEVPGHPELQQAIRWNLFSVLQASARAEGQGIAAKGVSGSGYGGHYFWDTEIYVMPFLTYTMPWAARNALRFRYNLLDSARSRARELSQKGALFPWRTISGQEASAYYAAGTAQYHIDADIAYALSQYVGATGDEEFLAREAVDIFVETARMWADLGFWRDETRRTFHIHGVTGPDEYTTVVNDNLYTNVLARFNLRRAARAVWELQRDDPDAYQDLVRRTGLSPDEADEWAECADGMSIPFDSFLGIHPQDAHFLEREMWDLENTPLDKRPLLLHYHPLVIYRFQVLKQADVVLALYLQGEDFTAEQKRADFEYYDPITTGDSTLSAVVQSIVAAEVGYSSLALRYFHSALFVDLADRHNNTADGVHVASTGGVWSALVGGFGGFRDRGSGAGDRQWQLDPRLPASWSSLVYRVTLHGTRVRVTVRPAELELCVEHGTEPVTFTVRDALVKVAPGDPVVVPLEHQGPVLDGEPPYPAGIQRADGTVISAIVPSGE
- a CDS encoding group I truncated hemoglobin, with protein sequence MSAYDAIGGAGAVKAVVAVFYQRVLDDPDLRDWFEGIDLGRLKAHQRAFLSHALGGPELFAGRPLAQAHAGLEITDDAFDAVAEHLVMTLHDLGAGAEQIDQVRAALEARREVVVDVSAAPAPADH
- a CDS encoding HAD-IA family hydrolase, whose product is MPRTLVDWDAWDAVLFDLDGVVTPTAEVHMHAWSAMFTSFLTARSAADGVAYPPYSEQDYFTYVDGKPRYDGVRSFLASRGIVLPEGSPDDPPTAETVCGLGNRKNEAFNQILASEGVVAYPGSVALIVALHEAGTPMAVVSSSRNAPAVVAAAGLTDYFATIMHGGLAAELGLPGKPAPDTFAHAAATLGATNARSVVLEDAINGVAAGHAGGFGLVIGVDRGAGEDALRAAGAQLVVPDLADLVPEEDA
- a CDS encoding response regulator; this encodes MVRSPFRIVIVEDHALFAQSLDFALTREGHDVRVLTPDDFATSGALLARVRELRPRVVLLDLELGPLGDGRLFIAPLARAGVQVIVLTATTDRVRWGECLAVGARRVLSKAGTLDGVLAAITALAQGGPLMDETERAELIALARANGEEHRAIRTRFERLTPREAVVLGHLMRGETVHDVAATFVVSESTVRTQVKRILGKLEVSSQLAAVGLANRIGWHPPAA
- a CDS encoding cytochrome P450, which encodes MRIPLFDSLLRPVLDPVLGPAKQRIGIWLLNRTMRNGIDLRKLRFLPDAFTLPLRRDGLDPVPELAKVQADEPVKKLADLFGKGVWLVSGYDEAREVLAGGAEVWSNDLGQFVSQEGRSDEEQIGGLGMTDPPLHTALRRYLTPEFTMRRLARLQPGIEAIVQQRLDAMAEAGRDGRAVDMVEEFAFAVPFDVICDLLGLPVDDRARFLELGVARFDLTEGGAGAFGAAAHTREFLINAVREQRANPGDGLIGALLEEHGDELDDVTLGGIADGVFLGGYETSASMLALGAYLIATTPKAGEMLRSEDAEQVNQVVEELLRHLCVVQLAFLRFAKQDVEIGGVQIKEGDAVGVSLLAANRDPRLAAGLDRFDPTREPTRHLAFGWGMHRCVGAELARMELRTALRMLAERFPDLAMAADISELDFRKLSAVYGVEALPVLTGGDRVAEPA
- a CDS encoding ATP-binding protein, which codes for MEVDASLTRTLELLAEGVIEFAGFRVAAVSVLDAGLLHTVAVVGDDAAAAQLVDQRTPVELLERELAAADTWGALRFVPAERAGGHLDEHVWVPDVVPLQEPDAWRSRDLLCGLLHDPAGQLRGVLWVDLPADGRRPGAAQRSTLQMYVRLAERALVTALERDDLELRVEHEHAVAEYRRSIIDVLSHELRGTAAAIAHTVDSLRHEPGLGDVVTAGLEVVHGGTERLRSVVDDMAALAKLGRTDVPLRVLTTDLGHLAREAVALHGAEARRRGVTLDLEVLAGSTLRGDPEDLDRMVTNLVSNAVKYSEPGGRVLVRVAPGPSWVVLTVSDVGIGIDTADRDRVFEEFFRSRHRAVRRRPGAGLGLAIVRRVVTLHGGVVRVDSALGAGATFTVELPRAGVVPEVG